Proteins encoded by one window of Tubulanus polymorphus chromosome 7, tnTubPoly1.2, whole genome shotgun sequence:
- the LOC141909036 gene encoding gelsolin-like protein 1 has protein sequence MLKAKQYDWKDSNLALFGSDTEKKVKKQSAETEPAWEVSRPDEIGLVIWRIVKFKVENLNPEDYGQFYNGDSYIILNKYKNEDSDEILMDVHFWIGKYSTQDEYGTAAYKTVELDTFLDDKPVQHREVQAHESSLFKSYFENMTILKGGADTGFRRVLPECPPKRLFLVKGKTMKNTTVTEISKKKGNINDEDCFILDLGNEIIVYSGPSCDKDEKFKATQYVNQLKSDRAGKSKLTIADRADMITKHLADGQSKSKNGMEPLEKLFILSDEGGNSTFKELVDGIGAVTKALFNSQDVFVYETEKMVLVWVGKEASVDERRNSMGYAHNLISKSEDPFRPITVMSEGATNGIFDQLPE, from the exons ATGTTAAAAG CAAAGCAATACGACTGGAAAGACTCCAACCTAGCGTTGTTTGGTAGTGATACCGAGAAGAAAGTGAAAA agcAATCGGCTGAAACTGAACCCGCCTGGGAAGTTAGCCGTCCGGATGAAATTGGATTGGTGATATGGAGAATAGTG AAGTTTAAGGTTGAAAACCTCAATCCGGAGGATTATGGACAATTCTATAACGGTGATAGCTACATCATCCTAAAT AAatacaaaaatgaagataGCGATGAAATTCTGATGGATGTTCATTTTTGGATCGGAAAATACAGCACTCAG GATGAATACGGTACTGCTGCCTATAAAACGGTTGAACTCGATACGTTTTTGGATGATAAACCGGTCCAGCATCGTGAGGTTCAGGCGCACGAATCCAGTCTGTTTAAATCCTACTTCGAAAACATGAC GATTTTGAAGGGTGGTGCCGATACCGGATTCCGAAGAGTGCTACCTGAGTGTCCTCCGAAAAGACTTTTTCTGGTAAAAGGAAAAACCATGAAAAATACAACCGTGACTGAG ATATCAAAAAAGAAAGGCAACATAAATGACGAGGATTGCTTCATTCTTGACCTCGGCAACGAAATAATCGTGTATTCTGGACCATCCTGcgataaagatgaaaaattcaag GCGACGCAGTATGTTAACCAATTGAAATCAGACCGCGCAGGAAAATCCAAATTGACCATTGCTGATCGG GCCGACATGATTACGAAACATCTCGCAGATGGGCAATCGAAATCGAAAAATGGTATGGAACCTTTAGAAAAGCTTTTCAT ATTGTCAGATGAAGGTGGGAATTCGACATTCAAAGAACTTGTTGACGGTATCGGCGCAGTCACCAAAGCCTTGTTCAACAGTCAG GATGTATTCGTTTACGAAACTGAGAAAATGGTGTTGGTTTGGGTCGGAAAAGAAGCATCAGTTGATGAGCGTCGAAACTCGATGGGTTACGCTCAC AATCTCATCTCGAAGTC
- the LOC141909265 gene encoding glutamate receptor 1-like, with product MSRCVPAYRLFVLLADSTVVTETIDQASLSGLLHNRFYWITAGDELLTDPMLPKFSNILQVLPLIECQDYRRATISNETNNLREEMWATCMRQDSSITAKYEIYSSFTDNSGITKFRKTWRWSIKEKQFIANKTENNVFMNKHRAIYNRRLIVTSQLAWPTVIKYYNKTTNETLWDGFCFQILREISKVYNFSFDVIQPPDNQWGAQDENGRWSGMVGMVMRGEADVAVGPFTITDLRERFIDFTYPYAEAGLTLVMKKPQEQNKAFKILKPLNWRVWYLIPSMMIVVGIVIHVATLISPFDRRQIAKRFERKCPKKARKKSSLENTIWLTFGTILEQGADFYPKAQSGRIMVMCWWFFTIIILATYTADLAAYLTVPDIPAPVNSLEELLLQHRVQPITTTGTSTESLFKGATDGTVYSRVGDRMKTMPKVYSMEEATEYVDQGNWVYITDTSTADYVVKHPCGQYVVADEIFYITGYGFVLPENSQLKEAFDERIIRLHQSGLLKKWNDAWAAMDSDCKDDTIHAAVINQGIDLETIIGLLVILGCSIGLALLVLGFEVVVFNMKQRRLKTISESFGRRRQRADNSRGECGVELQHVNRIVWTDHSLY from the exons ATGTCTAGATGTGTTCCCGCGTACCGGCTGTTTGTTTTACTCGCCGACTCTACTGTCGTTACAGAAACGATAGATCAG GCGAGTCTAAGTGGTTTACTACATAATCGTTTCTATTGGATCACAGCCGGCGATGAACTGCTCACGGATCCGATGCTGCCCAAATTCAGTAATATACTACAAGTTTTGCCGTTGATTGAATGTCAAGATTATCGACGTGcaacaatttcaaatgaaactaataacctg CGCGAAGAAATGTGGGCAACATGTATGAGGCAAGACAGTTCTATTACTGCTAAGTATGAAATTTACAGTAGTTTTACCGACAACAGCGGTATCACCAAATTCCGCAAAACATGGCGGTGGTCGATCAAGGAAAAACAGTTCATCGCCAACAAGACGGAGAACAATGTGTTTATGAACAAACACAGAGCTATCTACAATCGACGTCTTATCGTTACTTCACAACTA GCGTGGCCGACTGTGATTAAATACTACAATAAAACCACAAATGAAACTCTCTGGGATGGCTTCTGTTTCCAGATACTCAGAGAAATATCGAAGGTTTACAATTTCAG TTTTGACGTGATTCAACCGCCCGATAATCAGTGGGGAGCCCAAGATGAAAATGGACGCTGGTCAGGGATGGTCGGCATGGTCATGAGAGGG GAGGCTGATGTCGCCGTAGGGCCGTTTACTATCACGGACCTTCGAGAGAGGTTCATAGACTTCACGTATCCATACGCGGAAGCAGGGCTTACACTCGTGATGAAAAAACCGCAAGAACAAAACAAAGctttcaaaatattgaaaccTCTGAACTGGCGAGTCTGGTACCTGATACCGTCGATGATGATCGTGGTCGGGATAGTGATACACGTAGCGACGCTGATTAGTCCTTTTGACCGGAGACAGATCGCTAAAAGGTTCGAACGCAAGTGTCCGAAGAAAGCGAGAAAGAAGAGTAGCCTAGAAAATACTATATGGTTAACGTTTGGTACTATACTCGAACAAG GAGCTGATTTCTATCCGAAAGCACAGTCCGGCAGAATAATGGTAATGTGCTGGTGGTTTTTTACTATAATCATCCTCGCCACATACACCGCTGATCTTGCAGCCTATCTAACTGTGCCCGATATTCCGGCACCAGTGAACAGTTTGGAAGAGCTTCTCCTTCAACATCGCGTACAACCTATAACTACCACTGGTACTAGCACCGAGTCCCTATTCAAG GGTGCGACTGATGGAACAGTGTATTCCCGAGTCGGGGATCGAATGAAGACTATGCCCAAAGTTTATAGTATGGAGGAAGCGACGGAATACGTAGATCAAGGAAATTGGGTTTATATCACAGACACATCCACTGCCGACTATGTAGTCAAGCATCCATGTGGACAATACGTTGTAGCCGATGAAATCTTCTACATCACAGGATATGGTTTTGTTTTACCAGAGAATTCACAACTGAAAGAAGCCTTTGATGAAAG aattattcgACTGCACCAATCGGGTCTCTTGAAGAAATGGAACGATGCTTGGGCAGCAATGGACAGCGATTGTAAGGACGACACAATTCATGCAGCCGTAATTAACCAGGGTATAGATCTAGAAACTATCATCGGACTTCTAGTTATACTAGGATGTTCTATTGGTCTAGCATTATTAGTGCTCGGTTTTGAGGTAGTCGTTTTTAATATGAAACAAAGACGGCTGAAAACTATTTCGGAATCGTTCGGGCGTCGTCGCCAGCGTGCGGACAACTCCCGCGGTGAATGTGGAGTCGAGCTACAGCATGTGAACCGAATCGTATGGACAGATCATTCGTTATACTGA
- the LOC141909033 gene encoding uncharacterized protein LOC141909033 isoform X1 produces the protein MRRQNIGIVLGTCVLVTALTVATAGSTASGLSVTTRPEILRVGGSLEIECLYNGDRFEGSTMKLIQHEPFEILAYDGKSLKSRRKVAIVKCKGQTDFKRQLCAVISDIKLADEENFLCEFGSINRSIDFKIEKLALEARPGSNVPEGGFIDLTCTKLIELPGTNSQLHFWFKENLLVPNKEMNSNIKSVKNTSKISQIRLRNVGLQHSGQYWCEFNEFRSTPVDVKIGGLTTRITPRNPFEGDQVEVHCRRRIIGDRSSLMTSSYSLSVSAGNTVYTEDKCSTPNKCEPGRKLTIKINSINSNNLPIRCNLLDTDGEIVRTKNIIDAFDFLRFEASYNWVTEGTNVTFTCQSSKKLRHLDIRIRNDREEVLESGEKMVTYNLMNATVQNSGWYTCEFRDSVKSIYLHVVRRGLYYHWK, from the exons ATGAGAAGACAAAACATCGGAATTGTACTGGGAACCTGTGTATTGGTGACAGCATTGACAG TAGCCACAGCAGGATCCACGGCATCTGGtctcagcgttacgacccgacCTGAAATATTGCGAGTTGGTGGAAGTTTGGAAATCGAATGCCTTTACAACGGAGATCGGTTTGAAGGCAGCACTATGAAACTGATTCAACATGAACCTTTCGAAATTCTAGCCTACGACGGTAAATCGCTTAAAAGTCGCAGAAAAGTCGCTATCGTCAAATGCAAGGGACAAACAGATTTCAAACGGCAGTTGTGCGCTGTAATATCCGACATAAAACTCGCCGATGAGGAAAACTTCCTTTGTGAATTCGGATCAATAAACAgatcaattgattttaaaattg AGAAGTTGGCATTAGAAGCGCGGCCCGGTAGTAATGTTCCTGAGGGTGGATTCATCGATCTAACTTGTACAAAACTGATCGAACTTCCAGGAACCAACAGTCAGTTGCATTTCTGGTTCAAGGAAAACCTGCTCGTTCCGAATAAAGAGATGAACtcgaacataaaaagtgtgaaaAATACTTcgaaaatttctcaaattcgtTTGCGGAACGTAGGCTTGCAACATTCCGGACAATACTGGTGCGAATTCAACGAATTCCGATCAACCCCGGTCGATGTTAAAATTG GGGGACTAACAACACGAATAACACCCAGAAATCCATTCGAAGGCGACCAAGTCGAAGTACATTGCAGACGAAGAATTATCGGAGATCGGAGCAGCTTGATGACGTCGAGTTACTCACTATCAGTGAGCGCTGGAAACACTGTCTATACCGAGGATAAGTGCTCAACACCGAATAAGTGTGAACCGGGGCGAAAACTGACTATCAAGATAAACAGTATTAACAGTAACAACTTGCCAATACGATGCAACTTGTTGGATACAGACGGCGAAATTGTTAGGACaaaaaatatcatcgatgCATTCGATTTTT TGAGATTTGAAGCATCCTATAATTGGGTCACTGAAGGAACGAACGTGACCTTCACCTGTCAGAGTTCAAAGAAATTGCGACATCTCGACATCCGGATAAGAAATGACCGCGAAGAGGTATTAG AATCTGGTGAAAAAATGGTAACTTATAATTTGATGAACGCTACCGTGCAAAACTCTGGATGGTACACTTGTGAATTCCGTGATTCCGTGAAGAGTATCTACTTGCACGTTGTAAGAA GGGGTTTGTACTACCACTGGAAATAA
- the LOC141909033 gene encoding uncharacterized protein LOC141909033 isoform X2, translated as MRRQNIGIVLGTCVLVTALTATAGSTASGLSVTTRPEILRVGGSLEIECLYNGDRFEGSTMKLIQHEPFEILAYDGKSLKSRRKVAIVKCKGQTDFKRQLCAVISDIKLADEENFLCEFGSINRSIDFKIEKLALEARPGSNVPEGGFIDLTCTKLIELPGTNSQLHFWFKENLLVPNKEMNSNIKSVKNTSKISQIRLRNVGLQHSGQYWCEFNEFRSTPVDVKIGGLTTRITPRNPFEGDQVEVHCRRRIIGDRSSLMTSSYSLSVSAGNTVYTEDKCSTPNKCEPGRKLTIKINSINSNNLPIRCNLLDTDGEIVRTKNIIDAFDFLRFEASYNWVTEGTNVTFTCQSSKKLRHLDIRIRNDREEVLESGEKMVTYNLMNATVQNSGWYTCEFRDSVKSIYLHVVRRGLYYHWK; from the exons ATGAGAAGACAAAACATCGGAATTGTACTGGGAACCTGTGTATTGGTGACAGCATTGACAG CCACAGCAGGATCCACGGCATCTGGtctcagcgttacgacccgacCTGAAATATTGCGAGTTGGTGGAAGTTTGGAAATCGAATGCCTTTACAACGGAGATCGGTTTGAAGGCAGCACTATGAAACTGATTCAACATGAACCTTTCGAAATTCTAGCCTACGACGGTAAATCGCTTAAAAGTCGCAGAAAAGTCGCTATCGTCAAATGCAAGGGACAAACAGATTTCAAACGGCAGTTGTGCGCTGTAATATCCGACATAAAACTCGCCGATGAGGAAAACTTCCTTTGTGAATTCGGATCAATAAACAgatcaattgattttaaaattg AGAAGTTGGCATTAGAAGCGCGGCCCGGTAGTAATGTTCCTGAGGGTGGATTCATCGATCTAACTTGTACAAAACTGATCGAACTTCCAGGAACCAACAGTCAGTTGCATTTCTGGTTCAAGGAAAACCTGCTCGTTCCGAATAAAGAGATGAACtcgaacataaaaagtgtgaaaAATACTTcgaaaatttctcaaattcgtTTGCGGAACGTAGGCTTGCAACATTCCGGACAATACTGGTGCGAATTCAACGAATTCCGATCAACCCCGGTCGATGTTAAAATTG GGGGACTAACAACACGAATAACACCCAGAAATCCATTCGAAGGCGACCAAGTCGAAGTACATTGCAGACGAAGAATTATCGGAGATCGGAGCAGCTTGATGACGTCGAGTTACTCACTATCAGTGAGCGCTGGAAACACTGTCTATACCGAGGATAAGTGCTCAACACCGAATAAGTGTGAACCGGGGCGAAAACTGACTATCAAGATAAACAGTATTAACAGTAACAACTTGCCAATACGATGCAACTTGTTGGATACAGACGGCGAAATTGTTAGGACaaaaaatatcatcgatgCATTCGATTTTT TGAGATTTGAAGCATCCTATAATTGGGTCACTGAAGGAACGAACGTGACCTTCACCTGTCAGAGTTCAAAGAAATTGCGACATCTCGACATCCGGATAAGAAATGACCGCGAAGAGGTATTAG AATCTGGTGAAAAAATGGTAACTTATAATTTGATGAACGCTACCGTGCAAAACTCTGGATGGTACACTTGTGAATTCCGTGATTCCGTGAAGAGTATCTACTTGCACGTTGTAAGAA GGGGTTTGTACTACCACTGGAAATAA